One Dysidea avara chromosome 7, odDysAvar1.4, whole genome shotgun sequence genomic region harbors:
- the LOC136260827 gene encoding lysoplasmalogenase TMEM86A-like, with product MFELVCTYTFLSLTYLLWSAANTKVVSLKVILKIAPIVTLQFYVLVQLFYGKATSSETHLLKLFVALLFSSIGDVLLVYQANTVCFLTGILAFSVQQMLYTSLFGAGYDRLTPFGILVGIITLIIYLYLLPKMKEFLVLPAAVYCCLIGCMLWRALVRFQVKGDVIGVTGAVVFYISDSLLAVNKFRHQLFLAEQLIMTTYYTAQLCITISMINSL from the coding sequence ATGTTTGAGTTGGTTTGCACGTACACTTTCCTATCGCTCACTTATCTGCTCTGGTCTGCAGCGAATACCAAGGTTGTCTCGCTGAAGGTTATTCTAAAGATCGCGCCTATTGTTACGCTGCAGTTTTACGTATTGGTGCAACTGTTCTACGGTAAAGCTACTTCCTCGGAAACGCACCTTCTCAAGTTGTTTGTCGCGTTACTGTTTTCATCGATTGGAGATGTTTTATTAGTTTATCAAGCTAATACAGTGTGCTTCCTGACTGGAATACTAGCATTTAGTGTACAGCAAATGTTGTATACTTCACTGTTTGGAGCTGGTTATGACAGATTGACGCCATTTGGGATATTGGTTGGAATTATAACTTTGATTATATACTTGTACTTGCTACCAAAGATGAAAGAGTTCCTAGTTTTGCCTGCTGCAGTTTACTGTTGTTTGATTGGATGTATGCTGTGGAGGGCACTTGTGAGGTTTCAGGTCAAAGGTGATGTAATTGGTGTGACAGGTGCAGTGGTGTTCTACATCTCTGATAGTTTGTTGGCTGTGAACAAATTTCGTCACCAATTATTTCTTGCTGAGCAATTAATAATGACTACATATTATACTGCACAATTATGTATCACAATTTCTATGATAAACAGTTTATAA